A window of Natator depressus isolate rNatDep1 chromosome 3, rNatDep2.hap1, whole genome shotgun sequence genomic DNA:
AGTAGGCAGCTTATCCCATACAATAAATACGGGTAGACTAATTTCTCAAGGTTATAGGTACCCTGAATTGCTTCCAACCTTTAGATATTGTGCTTTATATAGTACACACATGCACAGtggaacaaattatctagggaggctgtggaatacCTGTCAttagatgtttttaagaacacgttagacaaacacctgttcgGGATGGTCTAGGAGCTGCCTCAGTGCAGTgtactgaactagatgacctattgaggtcccttccacttttACATTTCATATGATTGATGGATAATTAGTTAGTTATGTGACTTGTGTGTGCTTATATAACAATGTATATAAAAGACACTTCCACATTACCTTTCTTATTCATGCTTCTAGCATGATCCCTTTCTGCTTTTCTAAGTTTATGAACATATCTTAACAATCCTATCAGTGGTATTCGTTGATCATTTTCATATGCTGTGATTAAAACTGAAGGATAAGCCTAAAACAGAGATGGGGGGAAAAGTTATTAACATTTTGACTTCCTAAAATGTGAACAACCTGAAGAGTTCCACATTGAATCCCTATACTATTACAGTACTTGAAGGCTTATTACTTTTGACAATGATGGAGAAAAGATATCTTCTATATTTAGCATTGTAGCCAGCTTCTTTTTATAAAGTCCTACATTAGCATCCCTATAATTTTAACTTGAAAATTGGTTTGGTCTGAAAACTGCCAGATTTGCCCTCAAGGGACCATCTGCCATGAAGTGATAACCAAAGAGCAGAATACTCTGACCATGCCTGACCCCTCCTAACACAGCCCCTCTGCTGAGAGTCACTGGAGCAGCTCCACAGTTCCTGAGGACTGCCCCACCCATGCAGGAGTGATGCAGAAGGAGCTCTAGTCACTTATCTTACTAATAAGCAAATTTAGTTACAATTAAATTTATTTCTTGCTGTTGTCTTAATTTACAGATAAAAAGAGTCAAATTAGTAACTTTGCATCAAATTAGATGTAGTAAGAGTTCACATACACAGAAGACTCATTAGGGAAGTTATACAGCATTTGTAACCAGCCACAGTTCAGAGAAAATGAATTAGCCATTCAGAAATGACACTGAAACACTTACTTGCACCATATGTCTAGTGACATTACTCGTCTTCCCTCAGTGACAATTCCCTAGTCTGGCagcaaaactatttaaaaatcctCACAAGGgaagaaacaatatttttcatgtTGTGGTTTGTTGTATAATAGGAATAATCTAATACTTTAGTATGCCAGCAACAAATAACTTTTGAGATTGATTAATTGTCTAAGAGGAGGTTCAATCAATTTCAGCAGCCATTTATGATTTTGTACACTACAAAGCAATACAGATTATTCCTGAAATAATTAGCCAAAGATGGCTTCTTCATATTCAATCAGGATGTATCTTAAGAACACACAAAAAAAGCTCTGAGCTTGTGAACTATCAGCTCTATGGTCCTAAGACCCTAAAGAATGAATCCTTAAATCCAACTCTGCATTTTCATGATTAAatgcttttatttgtttattctGTGTGGTACTATACACTgtattaagaaaaagcagaatggTTTAATTACTCCTTAGTACCTGTGGCTTAATATTATGATAAGGGCAGTAACTTTTAATGTATTCCATGTACTTTTCATCTGCTAATGGATTTCCCCATTCTTCCTGTTCTTCAATTGTCAGAGGGAGATCAGTGTCCAACATTGTATTTAGAACATCTAGGAAAGGggcctaaaacaaaacaaaaagatggtttcACAAATTTAAGATACAGTTAACAAAAGAGGACACTGGACCTTCACGTACAGTCCAGTCTACTCTACTACAATCCACTAAATGTCTGTGAAGGCACAAATTTacggcctgacccaaagcccaatgaagtcaatggaaagactcctttaATCCTCTTATAATCATGTAAGCTTGTTCTTCAGGTTAGCAGTGAGCATCAGAAAGTTTTTCCAAGTAATTATTTATTCTATGTTGTGTACAGAGGTTGTGTATGTATAAGCACCTCTTGATTCTACTTCTGCTGAAATCCTTAGCCATACTTCCATCTCCTCTCACCTTCACTATGACAACTCTCTTTTCTATAGCCTTCCATAGTCCTAGCTCTTCAGGGTAAAGAATGCCTGTCTGCTCCCTCGTATAATGAAATGGCAACATTACCCCCATCCTTGAACAATCTTACACTGAGTAAGAAATTGCTGACCAATTCTGAAATTAGAGAAGATAAAACAAATAGCATGGTTTAACCTCCTATTCCATTAGAAATCGGTCATCTCACCTGTAAAACTATGGCTCTGATGAGGTCAGGATCAGCATTGCACAGAGCTCCTGCAAGAACTCCTCCTGCACTGCTACCTGTTAGTGCTGTATACTTTGGCTGAGAAAATCCTAGTTCATGCAAGAGCATTATACAAGCCTTAAGGTCATGGAGACCTTTGAGTTTATTATGCATACATCCATCTTTATGCCAACTCAGGCCTAACTCTCCGCCACCCCTGAAATTTAAAACAATTCAAGTCACAAATGTCACAGAGCTTATGTTTCAAATATTaagacatcatcatcatctgtggTAGTacaaaataatgttttattaTCCATAACTAACCCTCTCTTCCTTTCTGTCTAGCTACATACAAACACCTACTCACTTCTTCACAGTAAAATGTCTGAGGAAAAAACCCCCAACCTAGTATGTGTGCACTGTGTCTAGAACTGCACATGCACCAATCTGCTTAGTGTGACTATTCCATAAGGTCATCACAGAAGGACTATGAGGGAAGGTCTGCCTGGGTTGTTGTCACAGTAGATCAATATTTTAAATGACCAAAGTAGATAATAtcactttaaaattatttttatacacacacacatatatacacacacacttataaataataaaaggaaactgtcagggaaaaattacatttttccaTTTGTGTATTACTAATCGattaaacaatgaaaaattaaatcagtttatttttcaCCCATTACATTCATTGAGGTGTTGCCTTTCATTCAGTTTGAGTTAGGACACTAGGcaaatcagtttcactttctggttcagATACATTTGCACAGTGCTACAATGTGTGGCTGCAAACACTTCAAGGGAGAgtttaattctatttttttaaaataatacttcattaatatatatattattttgttAATCGTATGAAATGTCTCAGATATTTTTCACAAACCAGTAATTTTGATCTAAATTATCTTACAGCATCCTTTAATTTAGAACAAAATCTCAACTGAATAAATTGCCAGAATTCTTCATCTGTAATGTTATCATTGTAAAACAAGTAGGACAGGGCTAAATCATAAGATGTTAACAGAAAAAGAACATGGTTTTCCATTGAGCAATATCAGAATATAAATGTAACTCGACTTAGAAGCTGATTTTATAGTTGAACTAGCCTCATGAGCTACAAATAATATTTCATTGCATTTTCCCTGTTAAAGAACATAACTGAGAAATAATGGAGCTTTCCTGTATCTTTGATCAGATGAATGAATTTTTTAGAACCAAATGAAAGCTGGAAAAAATGACAGCGATAGGATTGTAGCTGAACAGAAAGCAGAGAAGAGTTAGCCAAAAGAGAGACAAGAAATAGGTAATATGCTTGAATActgttttaaaaaggcaaatgctTTTCAACAGATATAGATCAAACATGAATGTACGCTACTGGCCTGGGAATAAGAGGGTGATGGTAAATCCTTACACCATGAACATAATAGCAGAAATTATGTTTTTGAGCAAGGACAAGATATGGACTTTACAGAAAATGACGTGTGTATTAGAGAAGTCAGATACTGTCAGGGCTAAACTGAAAAATCATATACAACCATCCTGTAGATAAGTAGAGACACTCAAGCACTGTGCATGGACCTTGTGAATTTAACCTTATTTGCTTTAAGGCACTTGAGTTGTAATAGAATCACTTAATTACCAAAAAGGATACCTATAATTTTATGGAGAGATGGAAACGTGACACTATAGGAATGGCTACAGTACAAGACAGCAAAATTAAAAGGCTCTTCCTAGCTATCCAGATGAGTCTTAAGAATATTGACCATCTGCCCTACAAATAAAAATCTTTATTACATTATATACCTATAACTTACCTAACATGGCAATATGCTAATATCCAACCATCTTCAATTAGCATCAGATTCTCAGCTTTAAAGCTCATGTTCAAATCTGTGCCATAAGCTCCATATACATGAACCAGAAGTGGTTTCCTGTGTAGCTCTTTAGAATTTGTATTATAAAAAACGGTAATTGGCACCAAAATTTCATCCTGGAAATGAAGGAGTATTTTACATTAAAGGATGTTTCAGAGTTCACAATGACACACGGCAATGAAAACgtcaattatttattttaaatgtgtttttttgaTTACAGTAATTTTTCCCCCACTTAGATTGTACAAAGGACTCTTGAAAAATAAAGCGAGAGACTGAACCTCTGCTGGGCTGGTTTACTGACGCAGAGTATAAAATTCATTTAAGTGCAACACCTGAGGTGTTTTTAAAGCATCAAAGTACCCAGCTCTTCCATCCCCTTGTAACACCATCAATATGTATTATGAACTGAATAGTTTAGCACTAACTGTAGCAACAAACTTGTTATTAACTTAACATCTCAACTTTTTTAAACTCAGAAGGTTAACTTTTCCCCCTTCTTGACTGATGTATGCTGTACATCATTTtggcattttttttgtttgtcataAAGACATAACACTAATACAATTGTATCATGTCATGTTCAGCTACAGCCTCTTAACTATAGCATACCAGCTCCAAGGTACACCAAATCTAGAAAAAACATTAACACTGCCTTTTCCTGATCTTTTTACTATAGCGCTGGAGAAAACACCTACTATTCTAGTAAATATGGCACCAGTAGTTCTTTATGGTATTTATTCCCTATTCCCTTCCAGAAAAGTTTCTACAGAGGAGGTAGGGTGTGTGGGGAAGGTAGTGAGGAGGGGAAACGGATGAAAAAATCTTACCTTGCTCTTAGCTTCTAACCGTACAGTGTGGCAATTAATTGTAATTGGTGCCTCCTGCTCAACGAGATGATTTTCCACCAACGTATATGCAAAACGTTTAGGGGGTTGTACTGGGGAGGTGAGCTGAAAATAGCAAGTGCTGGCATTGTACTCAGGATGGGGTTCTGACTCAAATGCACAGGCCCATGCAGGTAACTGAGAAAATGAAGATTGTTGTTAATCCCAAAAATGTGAAGTGAAACCTTTTACTGCTTTTATAATTATGTCCATTTTCTCCTTTCCAATGAAAAGAGTTGGACATAATGCTTAATTACCTCAGTTTGCATTTAACACAAGCTCCATGTCTTATAcattaaaatgtttaatgaaaCAGTGTCAGCAAGTGTAAGAATTTAGCTAATCTTTTTCTAAAGCCacctaatgaggttcaacaatgaTTTAAAATGCAATATAAAACCTAATTCCAAAGTTTTTCATAGAGAGGACAAAATAAATACAGCCATATTCAATGGACCATTTAAAAATGGGAATACTGTAttagcaagatttaaaaaaatatataattaagaTATTCTCTCTTTAGGGATTACCTTGTATGCTACTGTATTTTTTAACAATCTTCCTTATCTCATTTCCTCTGTGAAATATCACTTCTTGTTCAACTTGTAATACAGCCAAGTCAATGTCAGTTATTACTCCAGTGCCGTAAGTTGACTCAGTAGTGCTCAGCCACTTAAAACCCCTGCCTCTAACTTTGTTCCCGTGCTAGCCACTGTGAAGAACAAAACCTTTTCTTGGCACATCTACACTCAGAAACTCACTTCTATTATGTTTAAGAGCTTTAACTCTACTAAAAATGAAAGGAATCAAGATTCATTCTTTGAGAGCAGCAGGGTCCTGTGTCAAGCCCCCTGCTAGACCACAACTTACTTTAAGTAATTCTGGTTAGCAGGTTGATAGAGGCTTCAAAAATTGTGCCACTAAAAGTCAAAGTTTTACAGAGAAATTGCAGTCCCTTCTCTGAACAATTGATTCAACTGAACAAGATAATTTAAGAGAGCAACAGTCTCAGCGACTGTGCTGAAAGTGTACTATATTTACCTATAGGAACACCATTAGGAAGGAGGTTTGCAGAGTAATTTATTGCAATAAGGCTAAGAATTCTTCAGATTTGTATTTTTGAATAAATACAAAGAAGCAATTTTAAAGCCTGTGGTTGAATTGTTTGTCTGCAGCAATTAAAGTATTTTGATGagatagaaattaaaaggaaaaaaatcagagtcAATGAAAATTTGGCATCTAACAACTAGGAAAAGGAGGAAATATTTAATCAAGCATATTGCAATAAACATAATTCTTCTAAATTACTTACTATTAGGGTGTGTCAGCATTACACATTGGTTTTCTGAATACTCTTTCAATATAATCTGACTGGCTCTCTCAGTGGGCCAGATTAGGATACCCTAATTCTCACTGCATAGTACCTTACACCACTGgttggcccactgaagtcaatgagactactacTTAACCGGAGTAAGGGGATCAGAAACTGGCCTTATGGTAACAGGTCTGACTGTAGTATGAAATCACAGAGGACAGTAACATACACTGGGAAGTACAGACAATGGCATGTCACTGTTGTAGTATTCACAGCTGCTCTGTTGCCGACATTAatattaatttctatttttatattaaaagccAAATGTGAATGTCTTCATGTAATaaaccaattattttaaaaatcaaatctaaaatatACCTTAATAGACTGAACAGAATGAGAAACAAGAGAAATCACATTTAAATAAAGATGACCATAGTGTTTCAAAAACACCACACAGTGATCTCTGAACATCTCTAAGTCTATTAGCTTAGTCTTTTCTTGCAACGTGTAAACCAACTGCCAGTTCTCCATACCACAGGAACCAACTGGAGTCTTCATCAactacaaaatgaaaaaaaacatacATGAATGAAATGACAGGAGTTACAAAAATAATGCATACGCACTTGGGAATTGTCATACTGGAAG
This region includes:
- the PREPL gene encoding prolyl endopeptidase-like isoform X2 — protein: MHRTVKSLLRTLKFSVGCFRYYFNPNYDPVIALCSQIKVQEFQFTKCLGNSWNNTDSRGHTVPRRFFSCKIRFGDSVYFEENGCIFRSKADVDEGSVEVLLSTEDLGFHDAIIQRIRISPDQRYMATSIKSSNSEESSCIVMKLEKLPMVEYIIPNVFSFEWATNDVLFYTSQKNLVCHKVFLATFANRKHAEIVYTEQDPRFFVDIYCTKDRRFLTINSNSKTSSEVWLVDCSDPFNSPILVQQRTKGVIYHVEHRNDELYVLTTYGEPAEYKLMKTPVGSCGMENWQLVYTLQEKTKLIDLEMFRDHCVVFLKHYGHLYLNVISLVSHSVQSIKLPAWACAFESEPHPEYNASTCYFQLTSPVQPPKRFAYTLVENHLVEQEAPITINCHTVRLEAKSKDEILVPITVFYNTNSKELHRKPLLVHVYGAYGTDLNMSFKAENLMLIEDGWILAYCHVRGGGELGLSWHKDGCMHNKLKGLHDLKACIMLLHELGFSQPKYTALTGSSAGGVLAGALCNADPDLIRAIVLQAPFLDVLNTMLDTDLPLTIEEQEEWGNPLADEKYMEYIKSYCPYHNIKPQAYPSVLITAYENDQRIPLIGLLRYVHKLRKAERDHARSMNKKGNLIPNIILNVQAGGSHCAPLWEDSLNEVTNHLAFLYKEFGLERE